The genomic DNA TCGACCGCTGCCGAGGCGCCTGCGGCGGTCAGTATCGTGCCGGTGTCGACGAACAGCTCGTCTGGCCGCAGGCGCACCTGGGGGAAGCGCTTTGCGAAGTCGGCGGAGGCGTGCCAGTGGGTGGTCGCCTCCTTGCCGTCCAGGAGACCGGAGGCCGCGACCGTGAATGCGCCGGTGCAATAGCTGACCACGCGTCGTTCGGCGAACTCCGAGAGGCCGATCGGGTCACCGGAGGTCTCAGCGGCGCTCCACGGCGGAACGATGATGGTGTCGGCGGTCGCGAGTGCGCTCCGATCCGCCGACGGAGTGATCGAGAAATCGGCGTTGGTCTGCACCGGTCCGCCATCCAGGCTGCAGGTCGTGACCGAGTACAGCGGCTTCCCGTCGCGACGAGCGGCGCGGAAGAAACGAGAGGGGATGCCCAGCTCGTACGGGTAGACGCCGGGAAGAGCGACGATCACGACTCGATGCATGGCTATATCGTGACACATATTGTCTTTATGGCCACTGTTGGGCCGTCGGATGACACGACAGGCTGGATGCTGCGGCCGGATCGGCCGCTCGAATGAAAGGCAGACCACGTGCGTTCAGTGAAGTACTCCGGTGCGGGACCCGCTTCGGAGGTCATCTCGATCACCGATATCGCCATCCCGACCCCCGGTCCTGGCGAGGTCGTCGTCAAGGTCGGCGCGGCCGGGCTCAATCCGGTCGACGTGAAGATCCGCGCGGCGGCCACCGATTTCGGACCGATCACGTATTCCGATCGACCGGGTTGGGACGTGGCCGGCGTCGTCGCGACGGTCGCGCCGGATGTGAGCGCGTGGTCACCCGGCGATCGGGTATTCGCTCTCGCTGCATTCCCGGCCGCCGCGCACACGCTGGCCGAGTACGCGGTGGTCGCAGCGGGCGACCTCGCTGCCGCCCCGGACGCGTGGACGATCGCCCAGGCCGGCGCTGCACCGCTCGCTGCGCTGACCGCGTGGCAGGCGCTGGAGGCCGCCGCCGTCGGCGCGGGGCAGCGGGTGCTCGTGCTCGGCGGTGCCGGGGGAGTGGGGCACCTGGCGATCCAGCTGGCGAAGGCCAGGGGAGCCGAGGTGACGGCCACGGCCAGCGCGGCGAAGCACGAACTCCTGCGCAGCTGGGGTGCGGACCACGTCGTCGACTATCGGGACGAGCACGGTCTCGCCTCGCTGAACCGCGTCGACGCAGTGATCGTGACCGTGGACGGCATGCTGCCCCCGCGCGGCACGGTCACCGAGGGAACCGCTGTCATCACCATCACCGGTCTCTCAGCGGACGACAGCGCCCTGCTCGCCGAATGGGGCGCTGCGCCGGTCGAACGGATCCTCGTCGCAGCGTCCGGCGGGCAGCTGGCTGAGATCGCCGCGCTCGCGGATGCCGGAGAGGTCGAGGTGCACCTGGACTCGGAGTTCGGTCTCGATGAGCTCGTCGCGGCGCAGGAGCGCGTCGAGTCGGGGAGGGTGACCGGAAAGGTCGTCGTCGTCATCGATCGCGACGCGTGATCGCAGCTCGGGGGCCGGGCGGGTCGGCCCCCGACGGCGGTCTCAGGCGTCGAAGCTCAGGCTGAGCTTGCGCAGCAGGCCGGCCAGCCGGTCCCGATCACTGCGGGACAGCGCCTGGAGAAGGTCGGACTCGACATCGACGAGACGCGTGATCGCGGCATCCACCCTGGTGCGTCCGTCATCGGTGAGTGTCACCAGGATGCTGCGACCGTCGACCGGGTCGGCCTCGCGGTGCACGAAACGACGGCCCACCAGGCGGTCGATGCGGTTCGTCATGGTGCCGCTGGAGACGAGGGTCTGCTGCATCAGCTGCTTCGGAGACAGCTGGAAAGGAGCACCGGCTCGGCGCAACGCGGAGAGCACGTCCCACTCCCACGGCTCCAGGTCGCTGCGGCGGAAGACGTCACGACGGGCGCGGTCGAGGTGGCGGGAGAGCCGATCCATCCGCGACAGGACCTCGAGCGGTGAGAAGTCGAGATCGGGCCGCTGGGTGTTCCATGCGCCGACGATCCGATCGACTTCGTCCGCTGCGCTCATCTCTCCATTATCGCGTGTGCGCCGGTTTCGGCGGGGACATCGAGTGCACCGGCGACAGCGTCATGAACGTGCTGTGCGGGTCCGGCAGATACCGTCCGAACGCCGCACACTCGACGAACCCGGCGCCCGCGTACAGCGTCCGGGCGGGAATGAAGAAGTCGTCGCTGCCGGTTTCGAGCGAGAGCCGTCGGATGCCGCGTCGCGCCGCGTCGTCGATCAGGAACGTCAGCATCATCCTGCCGAGTCCGCGACCGCGCATCCCTGGGTCGGTGCGCATCGACTTCAACTCTTCATGATCGTCATCCACGGTTGCCAGCGCACCTGAGGCGACGGCCCGATCGTCCTCGAATGCGGCGAAGAGCCGGACGCCCGGTGCGAGCAGCCGCTCGAACGGCAGCGCATGGCAGCTCTCCGGCGGTGCGGTGCCCACGAGTTCCGCGTGATGCGCGGTGATGAACTCGGAGACGGCCGGGACGGGCGTTTCGACCCGCTCGATGGTGATGGTCATGATCACCAGCATCCCAGTTCCGTATTTCGGTCTGATGACGCGACCGCTTCTCGCACCGTTCCCGCAGGCAGTGCGCCGAGGTCATGGCAGACTTGTCAGGCGGACCTCTCGTGAGGGCCGTGGTCCGCCGTGGTGTAATGGCAGCACGACAGCCTTTGGAGCTGTTAGGTCTAGGTTCGAATCCTGGCGGCGGAGCATGACTGGGAACAATCTCGCGATCATCGTCCTCGCCGCAGGCCAAGGCACCCGAATGCGATCGCGGCTGCCGAAGGTGCTGCACCCGATCGGTGGTCGCCCGCTCGTCGGGCACGTGCTCACGACGGCCGCTCGGCTCGGCGCCGATCACATCGAGGTCGTGGTGCGTCACGAGCGCGACCAGGTCGTGGCGGTTCTGAGCGAGTCGTATCCGGACGCCGTCTTCATCGACCAGGACGACATCCCCGGCACCGGTCGCGCCGTGCAGGTCGCTGTCGATGCCCTGCCTGCCGAGTTCGACGGTGATGTGCTCGTGCTCTCCGGAGACTGCCCGCTCGCCGACGTCGACGCTCTCTCGGAGTTCCTCGCGGCCCACCGCGACGCGGGCGCCCCGGCGACGCTGATGACCGCCGTGGTGGACGACCCCGCAGGCTACGGGCGCGTCATCCGCGATCTCGACGGCGATGTCGACCGGATCGTCGAGCAGAAGGACGCCACGGCCGAAGAAGCCGCGGTGAACGAGATCAACGCCGGTATGTACGTGTTCCGCGCCGCGACGCTGCGCCGGTACCTTCCCCAGGTCGGCGTCGACAACGCGCAAGGGGAGATGTACCTCACGGATGTCCCCGGACTGCTCCGCCGCGACGGAGACCGCGTCGCGGCATCCGTCGTCTCCGATGTCACCGTCACCTATGGCGTCAACGACCGCGCGCAGCTCGCCGAAGTGGGGCGCCTCCTGAACGCCCGCATCGTGCGCCGCTGGCAGGTCGCCGGCGTCACCGTCATCGATCCGGCCACCACCTGGATCGACGACGACGCCACGCTCGCACCCGACGTCACGATCCTGCCGAACACGCAGATCCTCCGGGCGACCACGATCGCCGAAGGCGCCATCATCGGCCCCGACACGACTCTCGTCGACTGCGAGGTCGGGGAGGACGCGATCGTTCGCCGCACCGACGCCACGCTGGCCGTGATCGGTGCCGAGGCCACGGTCGGGCCGTTCTCGTTCCTGCGCCCTGGCACCGTCCTCGGTGCGAAGGGCAAGATCGGCGCCTACGTCGAGACCAAGAATGCCGAGATCGGCGAGGGCAGCAAGGTGCCGCACCTGTCATACGTGGGCGATGCGACGATCGGCCGCGGCGTGAACCTCGGCGCGAGCACGATCACGGCGAACTACGACGATGTGAACAAGCACCGCACCGAGATCGGCGACGCGGTGCACACCGGGTCGCACACAGTGCTGGTCGCTCCCGTTAGGCTTGGGGCTGGTGCGAAGACAGCTGCCGGCGCCGTCGTCCGCAAGGATGTCCCTGCCGGCGCTCTGGCCATGAGCGTCGCTCCTCAGCGCAACATCGAGGGGTGGGTCGAGAAGAACAGGGCAGGAACGGGCGCAGCGGACGCTGCGGCTCGGGAACAAACGGCGGAATAGGCGGACCATGGCGCGCAAGAAGAAGACGGTCGATCTGGATCGCGACAACGGCATCGCGCCGGGACTCGTGGCCAAGACGAAGAAGCGGCTGGTCGTCGCCGGTGGCCGTTCCCACCCCGCGCTCTCCGCAGCCGTCGCTGCGGATCTCGGTACCGAGCTCGCTCCGACCGAGCACCGCACCTTCGCCTCCGGCGAGATCTACGCCCGCTTCGAGGTGTCGATCCGCGGCTGCGACCTGTTCCTCATCCAGACGTTCGGCGAACCGGTCAACGAATGGCTGATGGAGACGCTGATCATGATCGATGCCGCCAAGCGCGCGTCGGCGAAGCGCATCACCGTGGTCGCCCCGTACTACCCGTATTCGCGTCAGGACAAGAAGGGCCGCGGTCGAGAGCCGATCAGCGCCCGCCTCGTCGCCGATCTTCTCAAGACCGCCGGCGCTGACCGTGTCATGAGCGTCGACCTGCACGCCGCCCAGATCCAGGGCTTCTTCGACGGCCCCGTCGACCACCTGTTCGCGAAGCCGGTGCTGCTCGAGCACTTCAAGCGCACGCTGAGCCCTGAAGATCGCGAGATCCTCACCGTCGTCTCGCCCGACATGGGCCGGGTGCGCGTCGCCGACACCTGGTCGGACAGCCTGGGGGCGCCGCTGGCGATCATCCACAAGCGCCGCGACCCGCGCGTCGCCAATCAGGTCTCCGTGCATGAGATCGTCGGCACGGTCGAAGGCCGCACCTGCCTGCTCGTCGATGACATGATCGACACCGGCGGCACGATCGTCAAGGCTGCACAAGCGCTCAAGGCCGCAGGTGCGCACCGGGTCATCGTCGCCGCGACCCACGCGATCTTCAGCGATCCGGCCAGCGAACGGCTGCAGGACGCGTCGATCGACGAGGTGGTCGTCACCGATACGATCCCGCTCACCGAATCCCGCCGCTGGGACAAGCTCACGATCCTGCCGATCGCACCGCTGCTCGCTCGCGCCATCCACGAGGTCTTCGAGGACGGTTCCGTCACGAGCATGTTCGGCGGCGACGCGTAACAGTCGGACTCGGCACAGCCCGCGCATAGGTCTGCTTTCTATCGTCGTAAAATCGACATCCCATCGAAAGACACTCAGCCGGGAGGGCCATCATGATCCGCACGACCGTACCGACTTCCGTCCGCAAGGGCGCAGCGCTCGCCGGCATCGCAGGACTTCTCGTCCTCGCGGGCTGCTCGGCTCCCGCTGACGCAGAGGGCAACACCGACACGGCCACGAGTCCGGAGTCCACGACCAGTTCCGCACCGTCCGACGATGCGGCGACCGATTCCGCGTACAAGGACGGAACGTACACCGCCGAAGGCTCGTACCAGACCCCCGAGACCGTCGAGAAGGTCTCCGTGACCCTGACGCTGGCGGAAGGCGTCGTGACCGACGTCGAGGTGACCGGCGACCCGCAGGCGCCGGAGACCAAGCAGTTCCAGGGACAGTTCATCGACGGCATCGCCGACGTCGTCACCGGTGTGCCGCTCGATGAACTGAAGGTCGACAAAGTGGCCGGCTCGTCGCTGACCAGCGGCGGCTTCAACCAGGCGCTGGAGACGATCAAGGAAGAGGCCGCGGCCTAGGCCCCATGGTCGTCTGGCGATTCGAGGCGATCGGCACGCGCTGGGAGATCGATTCGAGCGCGGAGCTCCCCGCGGATGCCCGCGCCGCCGTCACCGCCACCATCGATCGTTTCGATCGTGAGTGGTCACGGTTCCGTGCGGACTCGCTCGTCACCCGGCTGAGCGTCGATGGAGGGTCGCTCACTGCGGCGGATGCCGGGGCGATGCTCGACGCCTATCGCGAGCTCTCCGAGGCGACTGCGGGTGCCGTGAATCCGCTGGTCGGAGAGAGTCTCAACGCTCTCGGCTATGACGCCGAATACTCGCTGACGCCGCGAGAGCCACGCGCAGCCCCTGTCGACTGGTTGCAGCGGCTCGACTGGTCCACGGACCGGGTGACGCTCTCCGCGCCGGCCCTCATCGACGTCGGCGCTCTCGGCAAGGGGCGTCTCGTCGATCGGGTGATGGAGGTTCTCGATTCCGTCGACGTAGATCTCGTCGTCGACGGCGGAGGTGACCTCCGGGTGCGGGGAGCGGCGGTGCGCGTCGGGCTGGAGCATCCGTACGACGCGACCAAGGCCATCGGGGTCGTGACACTGCAGGACGCGGCGCTCTGCGCGTCGGCCGTCAACCGACGAGCCTGGGGCGACGGACTGCACCATGTGCTCGATGCCCGCACGGGAGTTCCGGTGCGCACATGGGCGGCGACCTGGGCGATCGCTCCCGATGCGATGTCGGCGGATGCCGTGGCGACGGCGCTGTTCTTCGACGGAGGGCCGGAGCTCGCCGCGTCCTGGGGCGTCGAGTGGGTGCGAATGGCGACCGACGGTCGTGTGGAGCGCTCGCCCGGATGCCCAGCCGAGCTGTTCATCGCCACCGACCGGACACGCCCCGCACCGCCGAAGTAGGGAAGAGTAGAAGTCGTGATCACCTCATTCACCGCCGCGCGGCAGCGCGTTCTCGCCGTCCTCGGTGGCATCTCGATGTACCGGCTCGTGCTGTTCTCGCTGCTGACGCTCGCGGCGCTCGCCCTGGTGCTCTCGTTCTTCGATCTGGTCGCACCGGATCCCCTGGCGCTGGTGGCGTCCTTCGGCGTTCTGGCCGTCGTGATCTCGGTCGTCGATGCGGCAGCCCAGCGACTGCTCCGCCTGCCCTGGCGTATCGAGTCCTCGCTGGTGACCGCGCTCATCCTCCTCTTCGTGCTCCAGCCGGGGCTGACGCCGGCTGCCCTCGGCGGACTCGCGCTCGCCGGTGCCCTCGCCAGCATCTCGAAGTACGTGATCGCGTGGCGCGGTCGGCACATCCTCAACCCGGCCGCGTTCGGCGCAGCCGTCGTCACGATCGCCGGGCTCGGGACGTTCTCGGCGTGGTGGGTGGGCACTCCGGCGCTCGCGGTTCCCGTGCTGCTGCTCGGTCTCGTCGTGCTCTGGCGCACCGAGAAGGTGCGCGTCATCCTGGTGTTCCTGCTCATCGCCGTCGGCGTCTCGGTCGTGCGGCAGAGCATCCTCGCTCAGCAGAACGCTCTGGACTTCAACGCCCTCCAGGCGCTGTCGCTGGCCGTGCTGCAGTCGCCGTACCTGTTCCTCGGGGCATTCATGCTGTCGGAGCCGCTGACGATGCCGCCGCGGCGGTGGCAGCAGTTCTCCGTCGCCGCCCTGGTCGGAGTCCTGGCGGGCTGGCCGATCATGATCGGCGACCTGTTCTCACTCGGACAGGAACGTGCGCTGCTCGTCGGCAACCTGCTCGCGTTCGCCTTCGCCGTGCGCGGTTCGGTGCGGCTGACGCTCGAGAAGCGCGAGTTCGTCACCCCGACCGCGCAGGAGCTGACGTTCCGTGCACGAGGCCGTCTGAAGTTCCTCCCTGGGCAGTACCTCGAGCTGGATGTGCCGCACCGCCGGCCGGACGCGCGGGGGACCCGCCGTGAGTTCAGCATCGTCTCGGCGCCCGGTGACCTGCCGACGCTGCGCATCGCCTACAAGGACGGCGGCCAGAAGCATCCGTCCAGCTACAAGCGGGCCCTCGCGGCTGCAGAGCCGGGAGCGACGCTCGCGGTGACCGGCACCTGGGGAGACTTCATCCTGCCGCGATCGGAGGCCCCGGTTCTGATGGTCGCCGCCGGCATCGGCGTCACGCCGTTCGTGTCGCAACTTCGACAGCTGCAGTTGTCGGGGCTGACCCGTGATGTGGTGCTCGTGTACGTGGCGTCCGAGGCCAGCGAACTCGCCTTCCGCGACGAGCTTGCGGCGACCGGAGCCCGAGTCATCGTCTTCACCAGAGACCAGCCGGCAGATCTGCCGGCGCACTGGTCGTGGGCGCGCGGAGTGCGCCTGGACGCCGAGGGGCTCGAGCGCGTCGTTCCCGACATCGGGAGCCGGCACGCGTACATCTCCGGCCCGCCGCGTCTGATCGCCGATCTCGCCCCCGCCCTGCAGAAGGCCCACAGCCTGACGACCGACGCCTTCGCCGGGTACTGAGGCGCGGCGGTCACGTCGTCCGGGCGCCCCGTACCAGTTGCATGACCAACGAACGGATGCAGGACGAAACGCCGTAAGTCGGACATGCATCCGTGAATCGGTCATGCAAGTTGATCGCGGCACTCTTCCTCCACAGGTCGGCATTCGGCCCGGATTCGTCCACAACGACAGAATCCCGGCATGCGGTGCGTGCTCGTCGGCCAAGATCGACGGATGCTGCAACCCGCACAACTGATCGCGCACCAGGGCGGCGTCGCCAGGGGCGCCCGCCTTCAGCAGTTCGGACTGAGCAGAAGGATGCTGTCGAGCGCCGTTGGCGACGGTTCCGTCCTCCGAGTGCGGCCGGGCGTCTTCGCCGTTCCATCCGCGAACCCTGACGTGATCTGTGCCGCGGCGCACGGGGGAGCCGTGACCTGTACGACGGCGTTGCGGATGCACGAGGTCTGGGCCTTGGCGGACGACGAGCATCTTCATGTCTGGGTCGGCACCAGCGGTCGGGTTCATCACGCCGAGTGCGCCTGCGTGACTCACTACTTCGAGGGGCGAACGCTGCTCGGCGTCGCGCCTGTGGAGGATGCGCTTGTGCACGTTTATCACTGCGCCGGCGAGGAGGCGTTCTTCGCCGCGTTGGAATCGGCGTTGAAGAAGCGAAAGTTCGGCGCCGGCATTCGTGAGCGACTGCGCGAACGCCTTCCGGTCGGGGCGCGATGGCTGGTCGACTTCGCGAGGCGCGATGCCGACAGCGGGCTGGAATCGCTGTTGCGCCTGCGCCTTCACTTGCTGGGCATCCGTCTGGATTGTCAGGTGGAGATCCCGACGGTCGGCAGAGCTGACTTCGTGATCGACGGGATGCTCATCCTCGAGGCGGATGGGATGGAGAACCACGATGGGTCATCGCGCCGCCACAAAGACCTCCGACGCGACGCTGCGGCATCCGTACTCGGGTACGAGACCCTCCGATTCGACTACGCGCTCATCATTCATGACTGGCTGGTTGTCGAAGCGGCGATCATCGCCGCGATCTCACGGCTGCGTGCTCGAGTCTGATCATCTGGGGATAGGTCTGCCGAGGCTCGCCGTCAGTCCAGGCGTGCGACGTGCATGACCGACGAACGGATGCAGGACGAAACACCGCCGGATGGGCGGCCCCGCGTGATTTGATCCTGCAAGTCGCCCGCGCGGGCGTCAGTCGTTCGGCGCATCCTTCGACGGGTTCACCGGGATGCGCACCGTGAAGCTCGTGCTCCCCGGCTCGCTGTCGACGGAGATGAAGCCGCGGTGCCCTTCGACGATCGCCTTCGCGATCGCGAGCCCGAGCCCGGTACCGCCGGTCTGACGGGCACGGGAGCTGTCACCGCGGGCGAACCGGGCGAACAGCTCCTCGCGCACGCCGGGGTCGATACCCGGGCCGTTGTCGTGCACGGTCAATACGGCCGCATCGTCTTCGCGGGCGACGCGGAGCGTGATCTCGGTGCCCGCGGGTGTGTGCGTGCGGGCGTTCGCGAGCAGGTTCGCCACGACCTGGTGCATGCGACCGGCGTCGCCGACGATCACGACGGGCTCGTCGGGCACATCGACGCTCCATCGATGATCCGGCGCCGTCGGGCGAGCGTCGGCGAGCCCCTCCAGCGCCAGCTGGGTGAGGTCCACGGTGCCATAGACGAGCTCGCGCCCCTCGTCCAGGCGTGCGAGCAGCAGGAGGTCTTCGACGAGGCGCGTCATCCGCAGCGACTGCGCCTGGATGCGCTCGAGCGCGGTGTGCGTGTTCTCGGGCAGCGTGGAGTCGCGCAGCGACAGCTCGGAGTAGCCGCGGATCGAGGCCAGCGGGGTGCGCAGCTCATGGCTGGCATCGGCGACGAATCGTCGCATCCGCTCCTCGTTCTTCTGTCGCGCGGCCAGCGACGTGTTCACATGGTCGAGCAGCTTGTTGAGGGATGCTCCGACGAGTCCGGTCTCGGTTCGCGGATCGGCTTCGGATGCCGGTACTCGCTCGGTGATGGTGACCTCGCCGCGGTCGAGCGGCTGGTTCGCCACCCGGGTGGCGGTCGTCGCGACGGCGCGCAAGGGGCGCAGTCCGACCCTGATGGTGACCGCCGTGGTCAGCGCCAGCAGGATGAGACCGCCGATGGTCGCGAGCGCGATGACGGTGAGCAGTGTCGTGAGTTGCTTCTGGATCTCGTCACGGGGAAGGCCGGTGACGATCACCGCGCCGGAATCCGTCGGCGTGACGGCGATGCGGTACGAGCCGATGTCGTCGATCGTGACCGTCGCGTTGAGTCCGCCGTCGAGGGCATCGTTGATCTGATTCAGCTGCGTCGCGGTGAGATCCTTGGCGCTTCCGCTGAGATCGCCGCCGCCGTTGTCGAGAACGACTCCGGTGGTGCCGGTCAGCTGGCTGGAGACCGCGAAGAGAAGACCGGGCACGGTCGCCCCCTTCCCGAGCAGCACGTTCTGGGCCGTCACGCCGGGGAGTGGCTCCTGATCGACCCAGTGCGCGAGCTGCGCCTGGTAACCACCGAGGCGCTCGTCGAGCTGATTCTCCATGGTGCTCCCCAGCGTCGCGCTGGTGATGACGGCCACGATCACGAGGATGAGGGACACGAACCCGATCACGGCGGTCATCAGCCGTGTCTGCAGGCTCATCGGCCGCGCCATCCCCGGGGTGCTCACTGCGGCGCCTTGATCATGTACCCGACGCCACGGACGGTGTGCAGCAGCGGGGCGCGCCCGGCGTCGATCTTCTTGCGCAGGTAGGAGATGTACAGCTCGACGACGGATGACTTGCCGCCGAAGTCGTAGCTCCACACCCGGTCGAGGATCTGCGCTTTCGACAGCACCCTGCGCTCGTTGCGCATCAGGTAGCGCAGCAACTCGAACTCGGTGGCGGTGAGCGCGATCTCCGCGCCGTCACGCACCACTTCGTGGCTGTCCTCGTTGAGGGTGAGGTCGGCGACCCGGAGGATCGACTGACCGTCGTCGGCGGTGGCGTGACCGGTGCGGCGGATGATGGCGCGAAGCCGGGCGATCACCTCTTCCAGGCTGAACGGCTTGGTGACGTAGTCGTCGCCCCCGGCGGTGAGTCCGGCGACCCGGTCTCCCACGGCATCCTTCGCGGTGAGGAACAGGACCGGCACGAGGTTCCCGGACTCTCGGAGCCGCTTCAGCACCGACATCCCGTCCAGGTCCGGCA from Microbacterium sp. LWO13-1.2 includes the following:
- a CDS encoding helix-turn-helix domain-containing protein; the encoded protein is MHRVVIVALPGVYPYELGIPSRFFRAARRDGKPLYSVTTCSLDGGPVQTNADFSITPSADRSALATADTIIVPPWSAAETSGDPIGLSEFAERRVVSYCTGAFTVAASGLLDGKEATTHWHASADFAKRFPQVRLRPDELFVDTGTILTAAGASAAVDATMHLIARDHGAAVAATVSQITLAAPHRGGGQRQFIARPTIAPPNSGSASDIQNWLMSRIDEPLVLNAVADRFGMSVRTLTRRFRAETGRTVGDWFADARVDRARELLETSDLLVDDVAARSGFATSASLRKHFRDRIGLSPHQYRSRFTQAV
- a CDS encoding FAD-dependent oxidoreductase, producing the protein MITSFTAARQRVLAVLGGISMYRLVLFSLLTLAALALVLSFFDLVAPDPLALVASFGVLAVVISVVDAAAQRLLRLPWRIESSLVTALILLFVLQPGLTPAALGGLALAGALASISKYVIAWRGRHILNPAAFGAAVVTIAGLGTFSAWWVGTPALAVPVLLLGLVVLWRTEKVRVILVFLLIAVGVSVVRQSILAQQNALDFNALQALSLAVLQSPYLFLGAFMLSEPLTMPPRRWQQFSVAALVGVLAGWPIMIGDLFSLGQERALLVGNLLAFAFAVRGSVRLTLEKREFVTPTAQELTFRARGRLKFLPGQYLELDVPHRRPDARGTRREFSIVSAPGDLPTLRIAYKDGGQKHPSSYKRALAAAEPGATLAVTGTWGDFILPRSEAPVLMVAAGIGVTPFVSQLRQLQLSGLTRDVVLVYVASEASELAFRDELAATGARVIVFTRDQPADLPAHWSWARGVRLDAEGLERVVPDIGSRHAYISGPPRLIADLAPALQKAHSLTTDAFAGY
- a CDS encoding response regulator transcription factor; the protein is MTHDLPDLHRPDGSPLRILAVDDEQMLTDLLAMALRMEGWEVRTASSGLEALQVAREFEPDALVLDIMMPDLDGMSVLKRLRESGNLVPVLFLTAKDAVGDRVAGLTAGGDDYVTKPFSLEEVIARLRAIIRRTGHATADDGQSILRVADLTLNEDSHEVVRDGAEIALTATEFELLRYLMRNERRVLSKAQILDRVWSYDFGGKSSVVELYISYLRKKIDAGRAPLLHTVRGVGYMIKAPQ
- a CDS encoding FAD:protein FMN transferase encodes the protein MVVWRFEAIGTRWEIDSSAELPADARAAVTATIDRFDREWSRFRADSLVTRLSVDGGSLTAADAGAMLDAYRELSEATAGAVNPLVGESLNALGYDAEYSLTPREPRAAPVDWLQRLDWSTDRVTLSAPALIDVGALGKGRLVDRVMEVLDSVDVDLVVDGGGDLRVRGAAVRVGLEHPYDATKAIGVVTLQDAALCASAVNRRAWGDGLHHVLDARTGVPVRTWAATWAIAPDAMSADAVATALFFDGGPELAASWGVEWVRMATDGRVERSPGCPAELFIATDRTRPAPPK
- a CDS encoding ATP-binding protein, whose product is MSTPGMARPMSLQTRLMTAVIGFVSLILVIVAVITSATLGSTMENQLDERLGGYQAQLAHWVDQEPLPGVTAQNVLLGKGATVPGLLFAVSSQLTGTTGVVLDNGGGDLSGSAKDLTATQLNQINDALDGGLNATVTIDDIGSYRIAVTPTDSGAVIVTGLPRDEIQKQLTTLLTVIALATIGGLILLALTTAVTIRVGLRPLRAVATTATRVANQPLDRGEVTITERVPASEADPRTETGLVGASLNKLLDHVNTSLAARQKNEERMRRFVADASHELRTPLASIRGYSELSLRDSTLPENTHTALERIQAQSLRMTRLVEDLLLLARLDEGRELVYGTVDLTQLALEGLADARPTAPDHRWSVDVPDEPVVIVGDAGRMHQVVANLLANARTHTPAGTEITLRVAREDDAAVLTVHDNGPGIDPGVREELFARFARGDSSRARQTGGTGLGLAIAKAIVEGHRGFISVDSEPGSTSFTVRIPVNPSKDAPND
- a CDS encoding GNAT family N-acetyltransferase, translating into MTITIERVETPVPAVSEFITAHHAELVGTAPPESCHALPFERLLAPGVRLFAAFEDDRAVASGALATVDDDHEELKSMRTDPGMRGRGLGRMMLTFLIDDAARRGIRRLSLETGSDDFFIPARTLYAGAGFVECAAFGRYLPDPHSTFMTLSPVHSMSPPKPAHTR
- a CDS encoding MarR family transcriptional regulator translates to MSAADEVDRIVGAWNTQRPDLDFSPLEVLSRMDRLSRHLDRARRDVFRRSDLEPWEWDVLSALRRAGAPFQLSPKQLMQQTLVSSGTMTNRIDRLVGRRFVHREADPVDGRSILVTLTDDGRTRVDAAITRLVDVESDLLQALSRSDRDRLAGLLRKLSLSFDA
- a CDS encoding ribose-phosphate diphosphokinase yields the protein MARKKKTVDLDRDNGIAPGLVAKTKKRLVVAGGRSHPALSAAVAADLGTELAPTEHRTFASGEIYARFEVSIRGCDLFLIQTFGEPVNEWLMETLIMIDAAKRASAKRITVVAPYYPYSRQDKKGRGREPISARLVADLLKTAGADRVMSVDLHAAQIQGFFDGPVDHLFAKPVLLEHFKRTLSPEDREILTVVSPDMGRVRVADTWSDSLGAPLAIIHKRRDPRVANQVSVHEIVGTVEGRTCLLVDDMIDTGGTIVKAAQALKAAGAHRVIVAATHAIFSDPASERLQDASIDEVVVTDTIPLTESRRWDKLTILPIAPLLARAIHEVFEDGSVTSMFGGDA
- a CDS encoding type IV toxin-antitoxin system AbiEi family antitoxin domain-containing protein, which codes for MLQPAQLIAHQGGVARGARLQQFGLSRRMLSSAVGDGSVLRVRPGVFAVPSANPDVICAAAHGGAVTCTTALRMHEVWALADDEHLHVWVGTSGRVHHAECACVTHYFEGRTLLGVAPVEDALVHVYHCAGEEAFFAALESALKKRKFGAGIRERLRERLPVGARWLVDFARRDADSGLESLLRLRLHLLGIRLDCQVEIPTVGRADFVIDGMLILEADGMENHDGSSRRHKDLRRDAAASVLGYETLRFDYALIIHDWLVVEAAIIAAISRLRARV
- the glmU gene encoding bifunctional UDP-N-acetylglucosamine diphosphorylase/glucosamine-1-phosphate N-acetyltransferase GlmU yields the protein MTGNNLAIIVLAAGQGTRMRSRLPKVLHPIGGRPLVGHVLTTAARLGADHIEVVVRHERDQVVAVLSESYPDAVFIDQDDIPGTGRAVQVAVDALPAEFDGDVLVLSGDCPLADVDALSEFLAAHRDAGAPATLMTAVVDDPAGYGRVIRDLDGDVDRIVEQKDATAEEAAVNEINAGMYVFRAATLRRYLPQVGVDNAQGEMYLTDVPGLLRRDGDRVAASVVSDVTVTYGVNDRAQLAEVGRLLNARIVRRWQVAGVTVIDPATTWIDDDATLAPDVTILPNTQILRATTIAEGAIIGPDTTLVDCEVGEDAIVRRTDATLAVIGAEATVGPFSFLRPGTVLGAKGKIGAYVETKNAEIGEGSKVPHLSYVGDATIGRGVNLGASTITANYDDVNKHRTEIGDAVHTGSHTVLVAPVRLGAGAKTAAGAVVRKDVPAGALAMSVAPQRNIEGWVEKNRAGTGAADAAAREQTAE
- a CDS encoding NADP-dependent oxidoreductase gives rise to the protein MRSVKYSGAGPASEVISITDIAIPTPGPGEVVVKVGAAGLNPVDVKIRAAATDFGPITYSDRPGWDVAGVVATVAPDVSAWSPGDRVFALAAFPAAAHTLAEYAVVAAGDLAAAPDAWTIAQAGAAPLAALTAWQALEAAAVGAGQRVLVLGGAGGVGHLAIQLAKARGAEVTATASAAKHELLRSWGADHVVDYRDEHGLASLNRVDAVIVTVDGMLPPRGTVTEGTAVITITGLSADDSALLAEWGAAPVERILVAASGGQLAEIAALADAGEVEVHLDSEFGLDELVAAQERVESGRVTGKVVVVIDRDA